The sequence below is a genomic window from Flavobacterium lipolyticum.
AAGGTTCTTTATTCCGAATCGAACTGGATGAATATGTTTACGGAGTTGGCTTAAACTAAAAAAACGCTCAAAATCATTCGTTTATAACAAAAACAAAGTGATTATTTCTCGAATTTTTTAAGTTCAAAGTTTTCACCGTCAAATACGCCATAGGTAAAATAGCCAATCCAGTCGCCTAAATTCACATAATTGGAATCTTCTCCAACCGGAAGAACCATCGGTAAATGGCGATGGCCAAAAATAAAATAATTGTAGTGTTTGGTCTCCAGTTTACGTTTGGCGTATAAAACCAGCCATTCGTTTTCTTCTCCCAGGAATTTTACATCTTCATCCCCTGAAATCAATTTGTTTTTAACGGATAAATACTGTGCCAGACTTACCCCTACATCGGGATGAAGCCAACGAAAAAGCCATTTTGAAAACGGGTTAGTAAAGACCTTTTTCATACGTTTATACCCTTTATCACCTGGTCCTTTTCCGTCACCGTGACCAATTAAAAAGGTCTTTCCATTAAAAGTAAACTCCTTGTTATCATGGTAAACCGGAATATTTAATTCGGTTTCAAAATAATCATCCATCCATAAATCATGATTTCCCACGAAAAAATAAACAGGAATTCCGCTATCACGAATTTCAGCCAGTTTCCCTAAAATACGAACAAATCCTTTTGGTACAACCGTTTTGTATTCGAACCAAAAATCAAACAAATCCCCCAGTAAAAAAATAGCTTCTGCATCTTCTTTCACCTCATCCAGCCAGGCCACAAATTTCTTTTCACGTGGCAAACTCAACTCTTGCGTTGGTGCTCCGAAGTGCTGATCTGAAGCAAAATATACTTTTTTCATTTAGATTATTAGATTGTTGGACTTCTTAGATGTTGGATTTCTTAGATGTTGGACTTCTTAGATGTTAGACTTCTTAGATGTTGGACTTCTTAGATGTTGGACTTCCTAGATGTTAGACTTCCTAGATGTTAGACTTCCTAGATGTTTTAAATTGTCAGATCGCTTGACTTTCGACTTTTGACTTTTGACTTTTGACTTTCGACTTTCGACTAAATTAATTATCTGAAGCGTACCATTCGGCAAACGAAGATTCCGTTTCCTGAAGTTTAAGGGAAAAAAGGGAAATCTCCTTAGGTAACCGTGCTATAATTCTGTCGGCAAAATCAACTACCATGTTTTCACTTGTAGGCTGATAATCTACCAGAATTACATGATGACCACGATTCTTCAATTCATTTGCCAATTCGACATGTGGTGTTGTTTGATTAAAAACCGTCGCATGATCAAACTGATCGACGATTTCTTCCTTTACAATTTTCTTTAGATCCGAAAAATCAATTACCATCCCGAATTTCACATTCGATCGGTCTGTAATTGGCGAACCAATAACCGTTACCGATAATTTATAACTGTGTCCATGAACGTTCTTGCATTTCCCGTCGTAACCGTACAAAGCATGTCCGGTTTCGAAACTAAATTGTTTTGTAATTCTGATATTACTCATCGATTTGAATTTTAGGTTGCAAATTTACAAATTAATAACCGTTCTCGTCTCTTTTTTTAGCTCTGTTATACATCCAATATGCAATTCCGACTAAAACAACGAAAGGAATAAAGGATCCGATCACCACTCCTATCTGATAACTGCCGTCCGGAGCAGCCTTAATTTTCTCTGCAACATCAACTTGCTGCAACAACGAAATAATCCTCATCTTGATTTATTTTTTATGTTTCACTTCAAAAACATTTCAAATTTATGCCTGTCTGACGCTGCATCCAATGACAAATATCATAATACAAAATCTCTAAAAGGAATCAGATAAAATTTTAGGATTCCCGCTATTTCTTAAACTGCTCTAAAGCATTTCTGCTAAAGTCCGACAAAACTAATTTTCCTGTTATAGAGGCACGCTCGACAAGTAAAGATTCCCAATGTTCGGTTCCTTCCCAAATAATTTTCTTCATTTCGTACAAAGCTTCAGGATTATACAGACTTAATTGTTGAGCAAAATCTGCCACCGCCACATCTAAATTTTCAAGAGTATGAATCTCTGTGAACAATTTATTCTCTAATGCCCATGTTGCCGATTTCCATGCATGTGCTGCCAAGGTCATTTCGGCCATTGCAGCTTTTCCAATCTTACGCGAAACAGCAGGTTCTATCACAAACGGCCCAATTCCGATGGCCAACTCCGACAATTTCACGGCACTTTCAGGAGTCGCAAAAACATAATCACAAGCCGAAATAATTCCGACACCGCCACCAACTGCTTTTCCCTGAACACGAGCCACAATAATTTTAGAACAATTTCGCATCGCGTTCAGCAAATGAGCAAAACCAGAGAAAAAGTGTGCTCCCTGTTGTTCATTTTTCACTGCTAGCAACTCGTCAAAAGAAGCACCTGAACAAAAAACTTTAGTCCCTAAACTTTGTAAAACAATAACCGAAACGGCTTTATTCTGACTTAGAGTATTAATTTCGGAAGTTAAACGATCTAATAATTGTCTTGGAAAAGAATTGCTGGCCGGATGCCCAAATTCAACTGTTGCAACAGCATTATGGTAAGTAGTCTGTAAAGAACCTTCAAGTTTTTCTGCACTCATAAAAATAAATTTGATCGTAAAGTTACGGTTTTGAAAAATATTTTCATCGGAAGTGATTTGAAATTTGCTTTTTGAAAATTAATTGACTTAATTTGCTCTCGTATTTGGGAAATTAGCTCATTTGGCTAGAGTATCCCGATGAAAAATCGGGAGGGTGATAGTTCGAATCTGATATTCTCCACCAAACAAATCACACGGGGGATTAGCTCATTTGGCTAGAGCGTCCCGATGAAAAATCGGGAGGGTGATGGTTCGAATCTGATATTCTCCACCAAACAAATCACACGGGGGATTAGCTCATTTGGCTAGAGCGCTACGCTGGCAGCGTAGAGGTGATCGGTTCGAATCCGATATTCTCCACTAAAGTTTTTATAAAAAATACCCAAACTTACGTTTGGGTATTTTTGTTTATAGCCATTATGTTCTACACTTATATCATATACTCAAAAGCACTTGACAAATATTATATCGGTTCCTGTCAGGATGTTGAAAAACGACTTCAGGATCATTTAAACAGCAGAAGTAGCTACACAAAAGTTACTAAAGACTGGGAACTAAAATATTATGAAACTTTTCCAACCAGAAGTGAAGCCTGCAAAAGAGAATTACAAATCAAGAAGATGAAAAGCCGAAAATATATTGAAACTCTAATTAAAACAAAAGGCTAGAGTATCCCGATGCATCGGGAAGGTGACCGGTTCGAATCCGATATTCTCCACTAAAGTTTTTATAAAAAATACCCAAACTTACGTTTGGGTATTTTTGTTTATAGCCATTATGTTCTACACTTATATCATATACTCAAAAGCGCTTGACAAATATTATATCGGTTCCTGTCAGGATGTTGAAAAACGACTTCAGGATCATTTAAACAGCAGAAGTAGCTACACAAAAGTTACTAAAGACTGGGAACTAAAATATTATGAAACTTTTCCAACCAGAAGTGAAGCCTGTAAAAGAGAATTACAAATCAAGAAGATGAAAAGCCGAAAATATATCGAAACCATAATTGAAACAAAAGGCTAGAGTATCCCGATGCATCGGGAAGGTGATCGGTTCGAATCCGATATTCTCCACTAAAGTTTTTATAAAAAATACCCAAACGTAAGTTTGGGTATTTTTGTTTATAGCCATTATGTTCTACACTTATATCATATACTCAAAAGCGCTTGACAATTATTATATCGGTTCCTGTCAGGATGTTGAAAAACGACTTCAGGATCATTTAAACAGCAGAAGTAGCTACACAAAAGTTACTAAAGACTGGGAACTAAAATATTATGAAACTTTTCCAACCAGAAGTGAAGCCTGCAAAAGAGAATTACAAATCAAGAAAATGAAAAGCCGAAAATATATTGAAACTCTAATTAAAACAAAAGGCTAGAGTATCCCGATGCATCGGGAAGGTGACCGGTTCGAATCCGGTATTCTCCACAAAAAAACCGTATTACTTCATTGGAATACGGTTTTTTTATTTTGAAAGAAAATTTCTTACTGTTCATTCGCAGAATCTTCGGCATCTACTCTATCTTTTTTAGCCTTTTTAAAATCATTATTTAAGAGATCTGTCAGTTTCTTTTTCTCTCTTTGATTCTTTCTGACTGTAAATACGATCACGATGATTACAACAAGCACTACGGCTCCTATTACTATCCAATTGATTTCCATAACTTTAATTTTGAGTTAAAAATAAAAATTTAGAAGCTTTGTAACATTACCAAAAAGTTAAACCTTAACTTAAAAAAATCCGGAATCGAAAAAATTGCTCGCGAAAAAACAATCTCCTTACAATTCACTCCATTAAGTTAGAAAGATTTGTTTTAATATTTTCATAAAAACTTAGGTTGTACCCATAAATAAAAGTTAAATGTATCAAAAGAAGAGAGTTCGGAATTGTTTTTGTTAAACTTATCGAATACAACTTTTAAACGCCAAAAAAATGAAGAATTTAATTTTACTCCTAAGCCTTATTTTTATTACTTCTTGTTCGTCAAGCGACGAAAACACCCAGGGTATTTTCCATTCTCCTTCCTGGATACAAGGAAGCTGGAAGGATAATACAACCGGAGCGATCCTTACTTTTACCAAAAATGACATCAAATACAATTCTGACGGAAATACCTATTCTTTCAGTAAAAATCAAATTAGGATATCCTCCAACCAAATCATCCCGCAACAAATAGCTAAAACTGATAATCTCTATATTGTAGACTTTGGTCAGGGGCTTGAAGGATCATTAATCCGATTTAACTTTTTCAGAAAGACAGATAATACAATAGAGTCAAAAGGACATTTACCCGGGAATTATACCAAGTTATAAATTCAAATAGAGCAAACAAAAACAGAAAAGATCCCTTTTGTGTTAAAAAAAATGTATGAAAAATTGTATTTTTGCTTCAAACAAAATCCCTTAGTCATAAAACCTCAAATGGATTAGAATGTATAATACTAGAACAACCTTGTTTTCTACCAAAAGTAATTTTGTAAAAGTTTTTTTAAATATCTTTGAATTATGAGCACAACAACAAAACCAAATCATATTGGACGAAAAATTAGTCGTATTCGTGAATTACGAGATATGAAACAGGAAGCACTGGCACAGGCTTTAGGTACAAGCCAGCAAACGATATCAACCATAGAAAACAGCGAAACTATAGACGACGAAAAACTAGCTGAAATAGCAAAAGCACTTGGTGTAACTGCCGAAGCCATAAAAAGTTTTTCAGAGGAAAATATGATTACTTATTTTAATACTTTCAACGATAGTCACGGAAATTTTGGAAAATTTGAAAGTGGCTCCATTTGCAACTTTAACCCACTTGATAAAGTTGTGGAACTTTATGAGCGTTTGGTTTTAGCCGAAAAAGATAAAGTTGAGTATTTAGAGAAATTATTAAAGAATAAATAATTCTTACGTAAACATTAAAATTGAAAAAGCCATTCTACTTAGAATGGCTTTTTCAATTTTAATAGAGAATTACTTTGTAGATATGTTTAAATACGAACTAATTGGATAATTCCAAAATAAAATTTTACATCAAAGATACTAATCTATTTTTTTAAGAGGTTTGGTCATCAATAATAGCATCCGGGGCATTTACTTTGACAGAAGCTATTCCAGAATCTCTGGCAGATGTAGTTTCATACATCTCACTTGACCCAATAATTTGACCATTTGACGCTCGCAAATTAAAATAAGGTCTTCCATTTGAAGACTCTCTTCTATCAAATCTACTATCATCTTGTGAATTAATCCTAACAGACTCTACTCCATTTAAGCAAGCAGCTTTGGTAGTATAACCTTCGCTTGTTAATATTACTTGACCATTACCTGCCCTTAAATTAAATTGAAATTCACCGTTTGTTCGTTTTGTAATAACAAATTTGCCCATTTTTATGTAACTAGTTTATATTTAGTAAAGACTTCGATTTCAAGGTAATTATTCTACTTGAGCTTTAAATTTCCAAAACTCATCATAATGTTTTAAGTCTTCAATTACTCTTTCTTCCTCTTTAATCAATGCTTCCGTAACTTCAATACCTGCCTTTTCTAAAGCTACAGATATTCTTTCTGTCAAATCTACAACATTATATCCTGTTTGTTTATGAAAATCTTTTTACAAAAAAGTGAGATTATTTATATAAGTGTTATCTCGTCCAACCAATATAATATCTTCATGAATATTTGCTAAAATTATTTCCCAGTTAATTTCATCTCCCAATGAAAACTTACTTGATGTAGGAGGATTTCCAATATTTTTTCTTTTAACGGCCTTGCTTATAATTTCATCCGTAGTAAAATAGACTTTATCCTTTTTTAAAGATTCATTTACAAATTCCTTAAAATAATTTGCAATAGGATCTTTAGCTGAGTTTTTTAAAATTTCTGAAATACTCAAACTTACAATCTTTTGCTGCGCACTATACTGCTTTTGAATATCAACTAATTTTTTAAATTCGGGTAAATTCTGAAGATATGAACTTGAAAAATTATCGATTTTAGATTCTATTTGGAATCTTTCCTGTACACTTTTTATAACACCTTCTCTACTTCTTTCAAATTCTTGTATTATTTGATCCGTTAAAATAAACTGATCTATATTCTCAATTAGAGTACTAAAAATATGTATCGATGCACCATTAGAGCGGTAGAAATCTAAAAATATATTTGTATCAATAAGTATCTTCATATGCTTTATTTTAATATTTGCTCAAAAAAACTTTGATTCAAAAATAGATAATTATTCCTACAAAAAAATGTTCTAATAAAATTTTCCTCATTTCAACAAATACCCAAATCGAATCGACCCGTAAAAGTAACCCGCATTGGTATTGGTATTCGGATCGTTTAATTCTCTGCCCCGATAGATAAACGAGTACGACATATTGAAGTTGTTGTGTCGGTATTTTAGCCCTGCCTCGGCATTGAAACGAAGGGGTTCCAAGTCAAACGTTAGCGGACTGGTGTTGCTAAACATACTGCCTTCGATGGTAGCGTCGTAAAACTGGTAATTGACACTTGGCATTGCGTAAAAGTAAAACTCACGGATATTGTATTGCCGAGTATTGCTTACCGAGGCATCGTGTAAATTGGAATCATAAACCGGGAGTAGTTTTTTGAAACCAATTCTAGTCAGTAAACCTGTTGAAACACCTGTGAAGATTGTCCCTACATTGGCTTCCGACTGAAAGTGAAGATCGACAAAATCATTGTGCTTTGCAGGAAACAATTTCTTCGAATACATTACATGCATCTGAATGGCGAATGCGTTGCGCAGCTGGTTTTCCCAACCATACACCGTTTTGTACCCAATAAGATGATGGAAACTTTCCTGAGTTTCTCTTCCCATGGCATTAGGGCCCATAAAACCAAGTTGAAAATCGGTCTTTAAAACGGATTCGCTTTTATAGAAAAAACTTCGTCCTGCTTCGGCAAAAAGATAACCTGTGAAGGGACGGTCGTTGATCGTAACGGCCGCTTCATTTATAAATCTCGGATTATAGATATACTGCCCAATACGAAATTCAGTGATTTTCTTGCTGATTTTTTCGTTATTGTTCTTCGACAAAAAACGATAAAAAAGCTCCAGGCCATTGGTATAATACATATCGTTTTTAGACGAAGTATACAAATCGTTATCTGTAATTAAACCTATTTCTGTCGTTTTCGCCTGTCCAAAACTCAAAACCGTCGTCAATAACAGGAATCCGAGAAAGCTTTTTTTATTCTGCATTGTAATTTATTTTCCCAACCGAGCGCATTTCACGAACAATTCGTTCTTTTCTACGGTTGATATAACTGGAAGATCCTGTTGCTTTAAATTTTCTTGGGTTTGGCAAAATGGCTGCAATTCCGGCTGCCTGCATAGGTGTTAAACTTGAAGCATCACGTCGGTACCAATGTTCGGTAGCGGCATAAGCTCCGTACACTCCATCTCCCATTTCGATGCTGTTCAGGTAAACCTCCATAATACGTTCTTTGCCCCAAATGAGTTCAATTAAAACGGTGAAATAAGCTTCTAAACCTTTACGGAAATAACTTTTCCCCTGCCATAAAAAGACATTTTTAGCGGTTTGCTGCGAGATGGTACTTCCGCCACGAATACGACGTCCGCGCTCGTTGCTTTTATAGGCTTTTTGAAGTGCTTTAAAATCGAAACCATTATGTTTTAGAAAAGTTCCGTCTTCACTGGCAATAACCGCTTTTTGCAAATTCATTGAGATCTTATCGATAGGTTCCCAGTCATGATCAAAATAGACTTCTTTACCAGCCGTTTTATTTTCGATTGCCCGAATGATCATTAAAGGGGTAAAAGGTACAGGCACATATTTAAAAAACACAACAGACGCAATCGAGATTCCGAAGAACCATAAAAATAATTTGATGAAAAACCACTTTACTTTTTCGCCAAAAGAGCGATTGCCTTTCTTTGGTGCCGGTTTTGGTTTACTGGCGGTTGTTTTTTTTGGTGCCGGTTTTTTGGGTGCTGCCATTATATTAAATCTGTTAATCTAAAATGTAATACTAAAAATAGTACAACTTAGAACATTACTTCTTTATTACTTTAAACGTTTCTTTTTTATCATCCTGAGTTACCACCAACAAATATACCCCAGAAGCATGATTTTTAAAATCAATACTAACTTTAGAATCCGAGTAATTATTTATAGAAAGCAACTGTCCACTTAAAGTATAAACTTCTACTTTCGAAAGTACCGAATTACTTTCTATATATAGAACATTTTCTACTGGATTAGGATAATATTTAAAATTGGAAAAATGAGTTCCGTCAATACCCAGTGACGATGTTTTATCAAACACAAGATTATCCAGATAAGCATTATCTCCGGCATCAGATTTACCAATATGCTGTAATGATATTCTAATATCTGCCCCAACATATGGTGTCAAATCAACTGTGTATTTTTTATAATCATCACCGCTGGCCGACTCTGGTTTTATTACATCCCCCACTACATTCCCGTTTACGACAACTCTAAACATTGATTCTGTATTTGAAGAAACAAAGGTTTGTTTTAGATCAAAATGCATAAATAAACTGCTTGCATTTGCTGCATTTACTTTTGTATTTATCTTGGCGATACTACTTTCATTTCTTTCCCATACCGAAGAATTCTCAACAGCGGCTCCTTTCTTTATTTGAGAAGTTCCATTGACATTCTTCCATTCTGATGGTGTACTGTTTCCTTTCATCACCAGTATATTATTGCTAGAATCTAAAATAATTCTCTTATTGCCCCCCTCAAAAATCAACTCTCCTGGCGGCATTTTTGTAAAGTCATATGTTACTGTTTTTCCACTTCCATCGATAGAAGACGTATATCCTTCTTTCAATTCAAAATCATCAACAAGTAATCGTGAACCACCCGAATTGGCAAATTCCATCAAAAAGCTATAGTCTCCCGATACCAGGGGCGTGAAGTAATAAGATACATCTCTATAATTGTATTCGGTCAGTCTATCGTTGTTCCCTGTTTGACTAATATTAAGTGACATATTGTAATCGTTTTGCCCTTTTCCAACATATAACCCAACACCCTGAATACGATACTCGTAACTATTTCGTCCTTTCAGGTTAAACTTATAAGTAGTCCCCGCATTTAAATAAAACATAGGAGTCATGATCTGAGTCAAAAATCCACCGGTAAGATATAAATAACCGGTATCATCAAATCCCGACCTTTTATAATCGGGACTAAATCTATAATTAAGATCATCCTTAGCTGTATTTTCTAAAATAAATTCGCCTCTTAAAAACTTAAAACAATCCGGAAGGACGTTTGTTCCGTAACGACTCAGATTGGTAAATTTCTCTTTCCACGGTAGTGCCAGTGACTCGCATGTCGTTTCTATTTTTCGCGGTCCTGCTTCTAATGAATTACCGGATGCGCAAGTGGTTTTGAAATAAAACTCATACGAGGTTCCGATTTGCAGCTTAGAAATCAAAATCTCATTCTTTTTGGTGTTTACAATAGTTCCCGTACCTTTAGCAAAACCGGTTAATCCGTATTCTATCTGAACATTTTCTGTTGCCTGATTTTTAGAAGTCCAGCTTATTAACGTCGAATTATGATTAATATCAGAGAAAACTACATCTATTGGTTCATAACATGGTAAAGTCTGATCATAACGAAAATCATCTATTAAAAGAGTGTTTCGTACGTAGTCTCCATTAGTTGATTCGGCCATATATTTAAAAACGATCTGTTTGTTTGCTCCCTGGTACTGAGAGAAGTCAATATTAACTTCTTTTCCGTATAGTGGCAAACTATTAATTTCCTGCTCTGTAATGGTCAGATAAGGTTCGAATGTACTAAGATCCGCAGCATTCTTGATTGTTCCTACAATTAAAGTTCCGGCTTTCGAACTACCCGTTTGCGAACCTCTAAGCCAAAATTTTACTTTTTTGTTTTTATCAAAATCATCCAGATAAGGAGAAATCAATATTGCACTGTCTTTGTTTGTATACAATGCAAAAGCATAAGGCGCACTGGTAATATTCGGCAAATTAAATTCTGCTAATTGCGCATAAAGCTGAATATTGTAACTCCAGCAAAAAGTAGTACTTTGATCTAAATTCCTGCCATGTTCATCAAAATTCTCAACAAAAGGTGCTGTTTTTGAACAAAAAGTTTTAAAGGTATATCTATCACTCCAATCTGAGGTAATATTGGTATCGCAATATGCTCTTACTCTATACTCGTAAGTGCCAAGAGCTAATCCCGCCAAATTATAAGGATTTTCAGTGACCTTAATTATCGTTCCTGAACCACTTACAAAACCTTTAGGTCCATACTCAATATCAAAACTTTGAGATGGTTTTAGAGTATTATTATCTCTCCAATCCAGCAAAACACTATCAGGACCTGACTGTCTTGCACCTAATATTCCGGGAATTGGACAGTTATTCTGAATGTATTCAAAATCATCTATAAAAAACCTGGTTGATCGTTGATTACTAATCTTTTGTTTGAACCCGATATATTTATCCGTTCCAAAATAATTAGAAAAATCAACATCATAGTTCAGCCATTTAGCCTTATTTGCAACCGGAACTACAATAGTTTTATAAGCTTTGAAAGTAGAATAATCTTCCGGATCTGAAAGGGTTCCTATGATAAGTTCCACTGACAGGTCATCTGACTCTTTAGGAACCTGCATCCAAAAGTTGATCTTTTTATAATTGTCAAAATCTTTAAATCTCGGAGAAACCAGCACTACTCTATCCGTTTTTTCTCCCGTTCCCGGAGGGTAAACAAGATCTAACTGACTTGAAAGCAATACTGATTGGGAACCATTACGCACCGTAGAACTACCGTTATTGATCGTATTAATATTCACAAAACGATCTTTACGATAATACCTCTGATAAATATAAGGCACAATTCTGGTCCAGCATCCATTTTTTTCAAAAGCGGCATTTTCAAAATTTTCAGTATAACCAGCCGTTAATCCTAAACATTTGGTTTTAAAATTACCTCTGTCAGACCACGCGCTGTATTCACTTCCACATTTGGCACGAACATAAAAATCGAAATCTGTATCGTCCTGAAGCGATTCTAACTTAAACGGAATTACTGCCGCATCAACGATCTTTCCTGAACCATGAGCAAATCCTTTTGGTCCGTATTCTATTTGAAATTGTGATGCAGGTTTATAATTTTCCCAACTAACAGTGGCAGAATCATAACCCAAATTGATGGTTTTAGGATTAAGAGGTTCTAGACATACAGGTGTCTTTTCATACGTAAAGTCATCGATACTAAAATAGGAATCACTTTCATTATTGTACCTCAAAGCAATATAATTATGGTTATTGCTCTTTACGTAATTATCTAAATAAACGGTATGCTCTTTCCATAACGAAGATTTATATCCGTTTTCAGTCTCGTTTATCTCTGAAGGCAGAATTGTTTTTAAAGCAACAAAAGTAGCTGTATTTTTAGGATCAGACATTGTTCCTATGGTCAGCGAAGTTTTATTATAGTCATCGTCGCTACTATAAGCTAAAAGACTAAATCTTATTCTTTTATCAGAATCCAGATCTGCAATATATGGTGTTACAAGATAGGCTTTATCAACATTTAAAGCACCTACAAATTTCGACATTACAATCGTTGTCGTACCTGTTTTAGGTGCGGGCTTTCTTGCCCAGCCCGTATCTTCCAAACTACTCTGAACCAAACATTTTCCTGCAATCACACTCCAGCAAGGATCAATATATTTTGTCCCTTCAAAAGAGGTACTGTACCTATCTGTAATTACGGTACAAGGTGTTTTGAAACTTATTGTCTTAGTCCAGTTAGAGAACAAATCATCAATACAATTGGCGCGTACCTTTACTTCATAATCTGTATTTCCAACCAATTTATCCAAAGTAAAAGAGCTGCTCTGAATAGTAAAAATTTCAGTAGTTTTCTTAACTGTATTAGTCAGACTCACTTGAAAATTATTTTGATTAGGAGCATCAAAATTTATCTGAGCACTATTTTGCTGAACGTTTGATACGGCAAAATTAGTCTGATTGAAACAATCTGATGCTTTTTCGTAACTAAAATCATCTATATACAAACTGGTACTGTTACTCCCATAGTATCCCCTCTTAAAAAAGAACACCACATATTGATCGGTGCCATTATAATTAGTAAAATAAACGGTTTCCTGCCTCCATTCTAACCCTAATTTTGGTTCTATTTTTTGCAGAAGATGAAATGTGTTTTTGTCATTGGGATCACTCATAGTCCCGACTAACAATTCTGTATCCGAATTATAAAGTCCGTTTAGCCAAAATTTTATTTTTCGATCGGTGGCTAAATCATTGAATCTTGGAG
It includes:
- a CDS encoding GIY-YIG nuclease family protein is translated as MFYTYIIYSKALDKYYIGSCQDVEKRLQDHLNSRSSYTKVTKDWELKYYETFPTRSEACKRELQIKKMKSRKYIETLIKTKG
- a CDS encoding 6-pyruvoyl trahydropterin synthase family protein, with amino-acid sequence MSNIRITKQFSFETGHALYGYDGKCKNVHGHSYKLSVTVIGSPITDRSNVKFGMVIDFSDLKKIVKEEIVDQFDHATVFNQTTPHVELANELKNRGHHVILVDYQPTSENMVVDFADRIIARLPKEISLFSLKLQETESSFAEWYASDN
- a CDS encoding GIY-YIG nuclease family protein; its protein translation is MFYTYIIYSKALDNYYIGSCQDVEKRLQDHLNSRSSYTKVTKDWELKYYETFPTRSEACKRELQIKKMKSRKYIETLIKTKG
- a CDS encoding PIN domain-containing protein; this translates as MKILIDTNIFLDFYRSNGASIHIFSTLIENIDQFILTDQIIQEFERSREGVIKSVQERFQIESKIDNFSSSYLQNLPEFKKLVDIQKQYSAQQKIVSLSISEILKNSAKDPIANYFKEFVNESLKKDKVYFTTDEIISKAVKRKNIGNPPTSSKFSLGDEINWEIILANIHEDIILVGRDNTYINNLTFL
- a CDS encoding enoyl-CoA hydratase/isomerase family protein produces the protein MSAEKLEGSLQTTYHNAVATVEFGHPASNSFPRQLLDRLTSEINTLSQNKAVSVIVLQSLGTKVFCSGASFDELLAVKNEQQGAHFFSGFAHLLNAMRNCSKIIVARVQGKAVGGGVGIISACDYVFATPESAVKLSELAIGIGPFVIEPAVSRKIGKAAMAEMTLAAHAWKSATWALENKLFTEIHTLENLDVAVADFAQQLSLYNPEALYEMKKIIWEGTEHWESLLVERASITGKLVLSDFSRNALEQFKK
- a CDS encoding helix-turn-helix domain-containing protein; amino-acid sequence: MSTTTKPNHIGRKISRIRELRDMKQEALAQALGTSQQTISTIENSETIDDEKLAEIAKALGVTAEAIKSFSEENMITYFNTFNDSHGNFGKFESGSICNFNPLDKVVELYERLVLAEKDKVEYLEKLLKNK
- the mtgA gene encoding monofunctional biosynthetic peptidoglycan transglycosylase → MAAPKKPAPKKTTASKPKPAPKKGNRSFGEKVKWFFIKLFLWFFGISIASVVFFKYVPVPFTPLMIIRAIENKTAGKEVYFDHDWEPIDKISMNLQKAVIASEDGTFLKHNGFDFKALQKAYKSNERGRRIRGGSTISQQTAKNVFLWQGKSYFRKGLEAYFTVLIELIWGKERIMEVYLNSIEMGDGVYGAYAATEHWYRRDASSLTPMQAAGIAAILPNPRKFKATGSSSYINRRKERIVREMRSVGKINYNAE
- a CDS encoding GIY-YIG nuclease family protein, giving the protein MFYTYIIYSKALDKYYIGSCQDVEKRLQDHLNSRSSYTKVTKDWELKYYETFPTRSEACKRELQIKKMKSRKYIETIIETKG
- a CDS encoding UDP-2,3-diacylglucosamine diphosphatase, which gives rise to MKKVYFASDQHFGAPTQELSLPREKKFVAWLDEVKEDAEAIFLLGDLFDFWFEYKTVVPKGFVRILGKLAEIRDSGIPVYFFVGNHDLWMDDYFETELNIPVYHDNKEFTFNGKTFLIGHGDGKGPGDKGYKRMKKVFTNPFSKWLFRWLHPDVGVSLAQYLSVKNKLISGDEDVKFLGEENEWLVLYAKRKLETKHYNYFIFGHRHLPMVLPVGEDSNYVNLGDWIGYFTYGVFDGENFELKKFEK
- a CDS encoding lipid A deacylase LpxR family protein, which codes for MQNKKSFLGFLLLTTVLSFGQAKTTEIGLITDNDLYTSSKNDMYYTNGLELFYRFLSKNNNEKISKKITEFRIGQYIYNPRFINEAAVTINDRPFTGYLFAEAGRSFFYKSESVLKTDFQLGFMGPNAMGRETQESFHHLIGYKTVYGWENQLRNAFAIQMHVMYSKKLFPAKHNDFVDLHFQSEANVGTIFTGVSTGLLTRIGFKKLLPVYDSNLHDASVSNTRQYNIREFYFYAMPSVNYQFYDATIEGSMFSNTSPLTFDLEPLRFNAEAGLKYRHNNFNMSYSFIYRGRELNDPNTNTNAGYFYGSIRFGYLLK
- a CDS encoding YegP family protein, with protein sequence MGKFVITKRTNGEFQFNLRAGNGQVILTSEGYTTKAACLNGVESVRINSQDDSRFDRRESSNGRPYFNLRASNGQIIGSSEMYETTSARDSGIASVKVNAPDAIIDDQTS